Proteins from one Caretta caretta isolate rCarCar2 chromosome 12, rCarCar1.hap1, whole genome shotgun sequence genomic window:
- the PSMD7 gene encoding 26S proteasome non-ATPase regulatory subunit 7 translates to MPELAVDRVVVHPLVLLSVVDHFNRIGKVGNQKRVVGVLLGSWQKKILDVSNSFAVPFDEDDKDDSVWFLDHDYLENMYGMFKKVNARERIVGWYHTGPKLHKNDIAINELMKRYCPNSVLVIIDVKPKDLGLPTEAYISVEEVHDDGTPTSKTFEHVTSEIGAEEAEEVGVEHLLRDIKDTTVGTLSQRITNQVHGLKGLNSKLLDIRSYLEKVAMGKLPINHQIIYQLQDVFNLLPDVNLQEFVKAFYLKTNDQMVVVYLASLIRSVVALHNLINNKIANRDAEKKEGQEKEESKKERKDEKEKDKEKSDGKKEEKKEKK, encoded by the exons AATAGGAAAAGTTGGGAATCAGAAGCGAGTTGTTGGAGTGTTGCTGGGCTCTTGGCAGAAGAAAATATTAGATGTATCCAACAGTTTTGCAG TCCCTTTCGATGAGGATGATAAAGATGACTCTGTGTGGTTTCTAGACCATGATTATCTGGAGAACATGTATGGAATGTTTAAAAAAGTCAATG CTAGGGAAAGAATTGTTGGATGGTACCACACAGGCCCCAAACTACACAAGAATGACATTGCCATCAATGAACTAATGAAAAGATACTGTCCTAATTCT GTATTGGTAATTATTGATGTAAAGCCAAAAGACCTGGGGCTGCCAACAGAAGCCTATATTTCAGTTGAAGAAGTTCATGAT GATGGAACTCCAACCTCCAAGACTTTTGAACATGTGACCAGTGAAATTGGAGCTGAGGAAGCAGAGGAAGTTGGTGTTGAACACTTGTTACG AGATATTAAAGACACAACAGTGGGCACTCTGTCCCAGCGCATCACAAACCAGGTCCATGGTTTGAAGGGACTGAACTCCAAGCTTCTGGATATCAGGAGCTACCTAGAGAAAGTGGCCATGGGCAAACTACCCATCAATCACCAGATCATCTACCAGCTTCAGGATGTCTTCAACCTGCTGCCAGATGTCAATCTGCAGGAGTTTGTCAAGGCCTTTTACCTGAAGACCAACGACCAGATGGTGGTGGTCTACTTGGCTTCTCTTATCCGGTCTGTGGTTGCCCTGCACAACCTCATCAACAACAAGATTGCCAACAGAGATGCAGAGAAGAAGGAAGGTCAGGAAAAGGAGGAAAgcaaaaaggagagaaaagatgagaaggagaaagacaaagagaagagtgatggcaagaaagaggagaaaaaagagaaaaaataa